A stretch of Nitrospirota bacterium DNA encodes these proteins:
- a CDS encoding four helix bundle protein, producing MEQSSAWKRDVRLCGQIQSAAGSVMANIAEGFVRRSNKEFVQFLFIAMSSSAEVQSHLYIAVDQGYLSKDAFELIYEQADKTGRIISGLIKYLRTKQLKPTK from the coding sequence ATCGAGCAGAGCTCCGCATGGAAAAGAGATGTGCGTCTCTGTGGTCAGATTCAGAGCGCTGCGGGTTCGGTGATGGCCAATATTGCGGAAGGGTTTGTGCGCCGCTCAAACAAGGAGTTCGTGCAATTTCTGTTCATTGCTATGTCGTCATCTGCGGAAGTTCAAAGCCATCTGTATATCGCGGTAGATCAAGGGTACCTGTCCAAAGACGCATTCGAGTTGATCTACGAGCAGGCCGACAAAACGGGGCGAATCATCTCCGGGCTCATCAAATATCTTCGCACCAAACAACTCAAACCAACGAAATGA
- a CDS encoding UpxY family transcription antiterminator, with product MNQTNQTNNLRWYALRTRSRYEKVVRDQLLSQGIEPLLPTVKRLSQWKDRKKEIEVPLFPGYCFVRFASDHKLTVLKTIGVVDIVSVGHHPEPIADEEIVALRTLMASVLPYDSHPYLHEGMTVEVIRGPLQGVRGILLRKEKRHRLVLGVRLIQQAAAVEIDIADVAPV from the coding sequence ATGAATCAGACAAACCAGACCAACAATCTTCGTTGGTACGCCCTTCGGACGCGGTCTCGGTATGAGAAGGTCGTGCGGGACCAACTCCTGAGTCAGGGCATCGAGCCCTTACTGCCAACGGTCAAACGTTTGAGCCAGTGGAAAGATCGCAAGAAGGAAATTGAGGTTCCGCTTTTTCCCGGATACTGCTTCGTTCGCTTTGCGTCGGATCATAAGCTGACGGTGCTCAAGACCATAGGCGTGGTTGATATTGTCAGTGTCGGCCACCACCCTGAGCCGATCGCGGACGAGGAGATTGTGGCGCTCAGGACCTTGATGGCCAGCGTGCTTCCTTATGACTCGCATCCCTATCTCCATGAAGGTATGACGGTCGAGGTGATTCGGGGGCCACTCCAAGGCGTCCGTGGAATTCTGTTGCGCAAAGAAAAACGCCACCGACTAGTGCTGGGTGTGCGCCTGATTCAGCAGGCGGCTGCAGTGGAGATCGATATTGCGGATGTTGCTCCGGTCTAG
- a CDS encoding NUDIX domain-containing protein, with the protein MTQDEVLTMYGSVVVNGVGVRVGVGVVIRGSGDTILLEKRRDCGWWGLPGGKVEPGESLVDAAVREVREETGLAVEVTHLIGVYSDPSGRIVTYPDNGDVVQLIDVIVGARVLSGSLLCSQESEEVRFFTLAQLPEEIVPPARQPITDAFAGQRGVLR; encoded by the coding sequence ATGACTCAGGATGAAGTGCTCACCATGTACGGAAGTGTCGTCGTGAATGGAGTGGGTGTGCGAGTAGGGGTGGGAGTGGTCATCCGTGGTTCTGGAGATACGATTCTGTTAGAGAAGCGGCGTGATTGCGGGTGGTGGGGATTGCCCGGTGGGAAAGTCGAGCCGGGGGAGTCGCTCGTTGATGCGGCCGTACGGGAGGTGCGTGAGGAGACGGGGCTGGCGGTGGAGGTTACGCATCTTATCGGCGTGTATTCAGACCCTAGTGGACGCATCGTGACCTATCCGGACAATGGCGATGTTGTTCAATTGATCGACGTCATCGTCGGAGCGCGAGTACTGTCCGGGAGTCTTCTGTGTAGTCAGGAGAGTGAAGAGGTACGGTTTTTCACTCTGGCTCAATTGCCTGAAGAGATTGTGCCTCCGGCGCGGCAACCGATTACCGACGCATTTGCAGGCCAGCGTGGAGTCCTGCGCTAG
- a CDS encoding oligosaccharide flippase family protein — protein sequence MTSFQDLLILSLGRGLQVLAGLVTIKTATTLLSPSDVGSMNQLMSLAVLGTSAILTPVAAYIGRGCLDWMEGGTLSRRLGSYLLVVLAVAPILGFVAWAIQSQLMVVAGVGAAWVGGLVALYTLGFSLHSLGTSGLNLMGHRFLYILFGNVAAWGGLALAVGYSKGEASPETWLLGIFCGFLLSSLSYALLDRYARVSVPARSSDGPGVLPFDGWTVFMFVWPQAMVFIFWWIQSQSYRFVLTWVADIATVGLFAAGYMICSVPMQTFETLFNEFYSPTLYRALKGQDRAGMARAWNAYAAAYIPAVILFGAFLVGNAAFMVKLLLGEQFQAITPILIWPALTETFRAISSTLHQLGLAKVDMTVSVLPVVVGALVAPTLVYVLAPYEPLLGTALALLTAGVAVFAVVVPISRRALPVAWPVGRILYAVALGIPLCLLGRVMGVGFGMLSESKAVVALVISGLVMALLQYVMAKEWLLEVRPAARGSL from the coding sequence ATGACATCATTTCAGGATCTCCTTATTCTCAGTCTTGGACGAGGACTCCAAGTTCTCGCGGGCCTTGTCACGATCAAGACTGCGACGACTCTGTTGTCTCCGAGCGATGTCGGTAGCATGAACCAACTGATGAGTCTTGCGGTTTTAGGGACCTCAGCCATCCTGACACCCGTAGCGGCGTATATCGGTCGAGGCTGTCTTGATTGGATGGAGGGTGGAACTTTGAGTCGAAGGCTTGGCTCTTACCTTCTCGTCGTTCTGGCTGTCGCGCCGATTCTTGGTTTCGTTGCCTGGGCGATCCAGAGCCAGTTGATGGTCGTTGCGGGTGTTGGGGCGGCTTGGGTTGGAGGGTTGGTGGCGCTCTATACGCTGGGATTTTCACTCCATTCATTGGGGACCTCAGGGCTGAATCTGATGGGCCACCGGTTTCTGTACATTCTATTCGGGAACGTTGCGGCATGGGGGGGGCTGGCCTTGGCGGTGGGGTATTCGAAGGGCGAAGCAAGCCCGGAAACGTGGCTGCTTGGAATCTTTTGCGGATTTCTTCTCTCCTCCCTCTCCTACGCGCTCTTGGACCGGTATGCCAGAGTGAGTGTTCCTGCGCGTTCATCTGATGGGCCAGGTGTGCTCCCCTTCGATGGGTGGACGGTGTTCATGTTTGTGTGGCCGCAAGCAATGGTATTCATCTTTTGGTGGATCCAGTCGCAAAGTTATCGGTTCGTTCTCACCTGGGTCGCCGACATTGCAACGGTTGGGTTGTTTGCGGCTGGGTATATGATTTGCTCCGTTCCCATGCAGACGTTTGAAACCTTATTCAACGAGTTTTACAGCCCGACGTTGTATCGGGCGCTCAAGGGGCAAGACAGGGCGGGGATGGCGCGGGCATGGAATGCCTACGCTGCGGCCTATATCCCTGCCGTCATTCTCTTTGGCGCGTTCTTGGTCGGGAACGCAGCTTTCATGGTGAAGCTCCTCTTAGGTGAACAGTTCCAGGCGATCACGCCGATTCTCATATGGCCTGCTTTGACGGAGACCTTTCGGGCCATCTCGTCCACACTGCACCAGCTAGGTTTGGCGAAGGTCGATATGACCGTGAGCGTCTTGCCGGTCGTGGTTGGCGCGCTCGTCGCGCCTACACTGGTGTACGTTCTGGCCCCCTATGAGCCGTTGTTGGGGACGGCGTTGGCGCTTCTGACGGCTGGGGTGGCCGTGTTTGCCGTAGTCGTTCCCATCAGTCGTCGTGCCTTGCCGGTTGCGTGGCCTGTCGGACGGATTCTGTATGCGGTAGCCTTAGGTATTCCGCTCTGTCTCCTGGGACGGGTGATGGGTGTGGGGTTCGGCATGTTATCCGAGAGCAAGGCCGTGGTCGCGTTGGTGATATCAGGCCTGGTGATGGCACTGCTCCAGTATGTCATGGCGAAAGAATGGCTTCTCGAGGTGCGCCCTGCGGCAAGGGGAAGCCTATGA
- a CDS encoding glycosyltransferase family 2 protein, whose product MKTPGLVTIMVPVLNGELFLPLALDSLLAQDYQNFEIVILDNQSTDRTAEICRAYACRDGRVRYVMDTVNRISHDAANHLATFIAGEFCMIACDDDLWAPNFLSTLVKYLQRYPDVGLAFPNACYVDVEGNRGTQRLLSRRHLYARADSPLANVWRYLGQRRVVPTIFGLYRSEAYLVALPFDTFDETIADVDNLFLVKLMVQIKVHAIDEILFFYRNKYRGYDPSLTSGSPKGKSVFHAWWFFVQHQWRFVQKIVQVVHASQLSWPVKCALQVRAYYTFLVTITVLRLRALIGRVLVLLQLREGPPREKDIHFEKRSTALRAAGYDPVGKNDAGKEQP is encoded by the coding sequence ATGAAGACGCCGGGGCTTGTCACCATTATGGTGCCGGTTCTCAACGGTGAGCTTTTCCTGCCGTTGGCGCTGGATTCCTTGCTGGCGCAGGACTATCAGAATTTCGAGATTGTGATTCTTGACAATCAGTCGACGGATCGAACTGCGGAGATTTGCCGGGCGTACGCATGCCGCGATGGGCGTGTGAGGTACGTGATGGATACTGTCAATCGCATTTCGCACGATGCCGCAAACCATCTCGCCACATTCATCGCCGGTGAGTTCTGCATGATTGCGTGTGATGATGATCTCTGGGCGCCGAATTTTCTCAGTACTCTAGTGAAGTATCTCCAGCGATATCCCGACGTGGGGCTGGCATTTCCTAATGCCTGTTATGTGGATGTAGAAGGGAATCGAGGAACTCAACGGTTGCTGTCCAGGCGGCATCTCTATGCGCGCGCCGATTCACCCTTGGCGAATGTGTGGCGCTACCTCGGGCAGCGGCGGGTTGTCCCGACGATCTTTGGTCTGTACCGGAGCGAAGCGTACCTGGTAGCCTTGCCGTTCGACACCTTCGATGAAACGATCGCCGATGTGGACAATTTGTTCCTTGTCAAATTGATGGTGCAGATCAAGGTCCACGCGATTGATGAGATTCTTTTCTTCTACCGCAACAAGTATCGAGGGTATGACCCTTCGTTGACGAGTGGCAGTCCCAAGGGGAAATCGGTTTTTCACGCGTGGTGGTTTTTCGTCCAGCATCAATGGCGCTTCGTTCAAAAGATTGTTCAGGTTGTGCATGCGTCTCAACTGAGCTGGCCCGTGAAATGCGCCTTGCAGGTGCGGGCCTACTATACGTTTTTGGTCACGATCACCGTGCTTCGTTTGCGAGCATTGATTGGCCGGGTCCTGGTCCTGCTTCAGCTGAGAGAGGGGCCTCCACGTGAGAAAGATATTCATTTTGAGAAACGATCCACCGCACTCCGTGCGGCGGGGTATGATCCGGTCGGAAAAAACGATGCCGGCAAGGAGCAGCCATAG
- a CDS encoding glycosyltransferase, translating to MHGKVGEDLREVAQPMISVVTPSLNHGRFLRQTIESVAAQTFRSFEHIVVDGGSTDGTVEILKEFPHLRWVSERDDHVVEAYQKALAMARGRYIIQCCVSDGFLDLNWFKKCVDILEKDDEVSLVWGFAQTMSEEGDLLNVSFQDFFADPPPQKRDFLAFWLASGFPLPEGNYCVRSEVIKPWFPDGQSSDWFRVCPHLGFMYKFFTQGYNPYFIPVVANFGRTHHDQRSQRLSNVEKPGQAAYFKAVKEYGKNILNGSAVHQFRNGRSQVIGHIAPHELSSLRRDIWRHRLLRSRLLRVDPYTLALKIKERVFS from the coding sequence ATGCACGGTAAGGTTGGTGAGGATCTGCGGGAAGTCGCGCAGCCGATGATCTCGGTTGTGACGCCGTCGCTCAATCATGGCCGTTTTCTGAGGCAAACGATTGAGAGTGTGGCGGCGCAGACGTTCCGAAGCTTCGAGCACATTGTCGTTGACGGGGGGTCGACGGATGGTACGGTGGAGATCCTCAAGGAGTTCCCTCATCTCCGGTGGGTATCTGAGCGGGACGATCATGTCGTGGAGGCCTATCAAAAGGCCTTGGCCATGGCAAGGGGACGGTACATTATTCAATGCTGTGTCTCGGATGGGTTTCTTGATCTGAATTGGTTCAAGAAGTGCGTCGATATTCTTGAGAAGGATGATGAGGTGTCGTTGGTATGGGGATTCGCCCAAACGATGTCCGAAGAGGGGGATCTGTTGAATGTCTCCTTCCAGGATTTTTTCGCTGATCCTCCTCCGCAAAAACGGGACTTTCTCGCGTTCTGGCTCGCGAGCGGGTTCCCCTTGCCCGAGGGGAACTATTGTGTGAGGAGCGAAGTGATTAAGCCGTGGTTCCCCGATGGACAATCGAGTGATTGGTTCAGGGTCTGTCCTCATCTTGGGTTCATGTATAAGTTCTTTACACAGGGATATAACCCATATTTTATTCCAGTGGTCGCCAATTTCGGCCGTACGCATCATGATCAGCGCAGTCAACGTTTAAGTAATGTTGAGAAGCCTGGACAGGCCGCCTACTTCAAGGCTGTGAAAGAGTACGGGAAGAATATTCTCAACGGAAGTGCGGTTCATCAGTTCCGCAATGGCCGTTCGCAGGTGATAGGGCACATTGCGCCGCACGAGCTCTCTTCACTGAGGAGGGATATATGGCGGCATCGGTTGCTCCGTTCCCGTCTGCTCCGAGTCGATCCGTATACGCTCGCGTTGAAGATCAAGGAGCGAGTATTCAGCTGA
- a CDS encoding radical SAM protein: protein MPSRRLDVLFVNADSSLQAYQGLAKTYSAIEPPTWALLLAQSCRAKDFGVAILDCDAEKLSLPDAVSRIHSANPRLVVFVVYGQNPNSGTTGMIGASALANELKQQHPEFPVCFTGSHTSALPLEVLQLPFVDFVLLNEGVYALQNLLRTDLRSGLGAVRGVGYKSVSQSGERHPILNEPQSVVPQDRMDIDMPGYAWDLLPYRSRPLDLYRAHFWHAEFDHDKRTPFASIYTSLGCTFACDFCMINIVNRADNASGVDASQSRGMRFWSSKLIAGELEALAKMGVETIRISDEMFFLNRKYYEPLLQDIIERDLRLRMWAYARVDTVRHEYIELFKKAGINWLALGIEAGNQAVRQEVSKGSFQEVNIRAVCEKVRAGGMNIISNYIFGFPDDTRETMQETLDLALELNTEMANMYPCQALPGSPMYQMARQKGWKLPETYSGYAFLSYDSEPLPTKYVTAAEVLKFRDEAWQQYFSNPAYLKLVATKFGDKERANVEDMAKVRLRRKLLGD from the coding sequence ATGCCTTCCCGAAGGCTGGATGTTCTCTTTGTCAATGCCGATTCATCCTTGCAGGCCTATCAAGGGTTGGCGAAGACCTATTCAGCCATTGAGCCGCCCACATGGGCCTTGTTGCTGGCACAGTCCTGTCGCGCGAAGGATTTCGGCGTGGCGATTCTGGATTGTGATGCGGAGAAGTTATCGCTGCCTGATGCGGTGAGCCGAATTCACAGCGCCAATCCTCGGCTGGTCGTTTTTGTGGTGTACGGGCAAAATCCGAACTCCGGGACGACGGGAATGATCGGGGCGAGTGCCCTTGCGAATGAGCTCAAGCAGCAGCATCCGGAGTTCCCTGTCTGTTTCACAGGCTCGCATACCAGTGCCTTGCCGCTCGAGGTCCTGCAACTTCCTTTCGTGGATTTTGTCTTATTGAATGAAGGCGTGTACGCTCTCCAGAATCTTCTGCGAACCGATCTGCGCTCCGGGTTAGGGGCTGTGCGAGGGGTCGGGTATAAGTCAGTCAGCCAATCAGGGGAGCGGCATCCGATCTTGAACGAGCCGCAGTCAGTGGTGCCGCAAGACCGTATGGATATCGATATGCCAGGCTATGCCTGGGATCTCCTCCCCTACCGGTCTCGTCCGCTCGATTTGTATCGGGCGCATTTTTGGCATGCTGAGTTCGATCATGACAAGCGTACTCCCTTCGCATCGATCTATACGTCGCTGGGGTGCACCTTCGCGTGCGATTTCTGCATGATCAACATCGTGAATCGCGCAGACAACGCGAGCGGGGTCGATGCCTCGCAGTCCCGCGGGATGCGGTTCTGGAGTTCCAAGTTGATTGCGGGCGAGCTGGAGGCACTTGCGAAGATGGGGGTGGAAACCATTCGCATTAGCGACGAAATGTTTTTCTTGAATCGCAAATATTATGAGCCCCTCTTGCAGGACATCATCGAACGGGATCTCCGGTTGCGGATGTGGGCCTATGCGCGAGTCGATACCGTGCGTCATGAATATATTGAATTGTTCAAGAAGGCCGGCATCAATTGGTTGGCGCTCGGGATCGAAGCCGGCAATCAAGCTGTGCGGCAGGAGGTGTCGAAAGGCTCCTTTCAAGAGGTCAATATTCGCGCGGTGTGCGAAAAGGTGCGGGCCGGCGGCATGAACATCATCAGTAACTACATCTTTGGGTTCCCGGACGATACGCGAGAGACGATGCAGGAAACGTTAGACCTGGCCTTGGAGCTGAATACGGAAATGGCCAATATGTACCCCTGCCAGGCGCTTCCGGGAAGTCCGATGTATCAGATGGCCAGGCAGAAGGGCTGGAAGTTGCCCGAGACCTATAGTGGTTATGCGTTTCTATCCTACGACAGCGAGCCGCTTCCCACGAAGTATGTCACGGCGGCGGAGGTGCTGAAGTTTCGAGATGAGGCGTGGCAACAGTATTTTTCTAACCCCGCATACTTGAAGTTAGTTGCGACCAAGTTCGGGGACAAAGAACGAGCGAATGTCGAAGATATGGCTAAAGTGCGGTTGCGCCGAAAACTACTCGGCGATTAG
- a CDS encoding kinase: MIITRTPFRISFFGGGTDYPAWYQEHGGVVLATSIDKYCHISCRYLPPFFEHKHRIVYSIIENVQRVEEIKHPAVRAILGWAGCDDQGLEVHHDGDLPARSGLGSSSSFTVGLIHALSALRGKYITKDDLAAQAIHMEQHIIKENVGSQDQITAAFGGFNRIDFKTNDTFQVSPIILTKDRLHEFQSHLMLCFTGFSRIASEIAKSKIENFKNRGNELNRMAEMVDEAIQILQNTKAPIEEVGRLLHQSWLCKRNLSDKVSTPEIDHLYEEAMRAGAVGGKILGAGGGGFLLLFVKPELQSKVRERLKHLIHVPFEFENSGSRVVLYQPDGLS, translated from the coding sequence ATGATCATCACCAGGACCCCGTTCCGCATTTCGTTTTTCGGCGGCGGCACAGACTATCCCGCGTGGTATCAGGAGCATGGCGGGGTCGTGCTGGCGACCTCGATCGACAAGTATTGCCATATTAGCTGCCGATACCTCCCGCCTTTCTTTGAGCATAAGCACCGCATCGTGTATTCGATTATTGAGAATGTGCAACGGGTTGAAGAGATCAAGCATCCTGCCGTTCGCGCCATTCTCGGTTGGGCCGGGTGCGACGATCAGGGGCTCGAAGTCCATCACGATGGCGATTTGCCTGCGCGGTCTGGGCTTGGTTCCAGTTCGTCGTTTACGGTCGGACTGATTCATGCGCTGTCGGCCTTGCGGGGGAAGTACATCACGAAAGACGATCTTGCCGCGCAAGCGATCCACATGGAGCAGCACATCATCAAGGAGAATGTCGGATCGCAAGATCAGATCACTGCCGCTTTTGGCGGGTTCAATCGAATCGACTTCAAGACCAATGATACATTCCAGGTCTCGCCCATCATCTTGACGAAAGACCGGTTGCATGAGTTCCAGTCGCATTTGATGTTGTGCTTTACGGGCTTCTCGAGAATTGCATCAGAGATAGCCAAATCGAAGATTGAGAACTTCAAGAACCGGGGAAATGAGCTGAATCGTATGGCAGAGATGGTCGATGAGGCGATTCAGATCCTTCAGAATACGAAAGCGCCTATCGAGGAGGTCGGCCGATTGCTTCATCAGAGCTGGCTGTGCAAGCGAAATCTTTCCGACAAGGTCTCGACGCCCGAGATCGATCACCTGTACGAGGAAGCCATGCGGGCTGGTGCTGTTGGAGGAAAGATTCTTGGGGCCGGCGGCGGGGGGTTCCTGTTGTTGTTCGTGAAGCCGGAATTGCAATCGAAAGTACGGGAGCGATTGAAACATCTCATCCATGTGCCGTTTGAGTTTGAAAACTCGGGCAGCCGAGTGGTCTTGTACCAGCCTGACGGGCTTTCCTGA
- a CDS encoding GDP-L-fucose synthase, which translates to MKSDSVIYVAGHAGLIGSAVVRRLERDSYRGLVTRSRNQLDLQDGGRVAEFFDEVHPEYVVLAAGRVGGIIENQTFPADFMDENIAIQLNVLRAARKAGVRKLILFGSSCMYPRECPQPMAEDALLSGKPEPTSLPYAISKLAGTYMCLAYNKQDHDARFIPVIPNSAYGPHDNFDPKSGHVLSALMARFHQAKVSGAESVTLWGSGSPRREFIHADDIADACVHLLAQGNAAIELPLNIGVGADVSIKELAELIAGVVGYQGRLEWDLTKPDGAPRKLLDSARIQSLGWKPKVGLAAGLESTYQWYVAHQI; encoded by the coding sequence ATGAAGAGCGACTCGGTAATTTATGTTGCGGGCCATGCCGGTCTCATCGGTTCGGCGGTTGTCCGACGGTTGGAGCGTGACAGCTATCGAGGCCTTGTCACGCGAAGCCGAAATCAGCTGGATCTGCAGGATGGCGGGCGGGTTGCTGAATTCTTCGACGAGGTCCATCCGGAATATGTGGTCCTCGCTGCCGGCCGAGTGGGCGGGATCATAGAAAACCAGACATTTCCCGCCGATTTCATGGATGAGAATATCGCCATTCAGCTCAATGTGCTGAGGGCTGCACGCAAGGCTGGTGTGCGAAAGCTGATTCTCTTCGGCTCCTCCTGTATGTATCCAAGGGAATGTCCCCAGCCGATGGCTGAGGATGCCCTCTTGTCCGGCAAGCCAGAGCCGACGAGTCTTCCCTATGCCATTTCCAAGCTTGCAGGGACGTATATGTGTTTGGCCTATAACAAACAGGATCATGACGCCAGATTCATCCCTGTCATTCCGAATAGTGCCTATGGTCCGCACGACAACTTCGATCCGAAATCCGGCCATGTCCTGTCTGCACTCATGGCACGGTTTCATCAGGCCAAGGTGAGCGGCGCCGAATCCGTCACGCTGTGGGGGAGCGGCTCGCCGAGACGGGAGTTCATTCATGCGGACGATATCGCGGATGCGTGCGTGCATCTTTTGGCGCAGGGCAACGCAGCGATCGAGCTCCCCCTCAATATTGGCGTTGGTGCTGATGTGTCGATTAAGGAACTGGCTGAGTTGATTGCCGGAGTTGTGGGATACCAGGGGCGTCTGGAGTGGGACCTGACGAAGCCCGATGGTGCGCCACGGAAGCTCCTCGATAGTGCACGGATTCAGTCTCTCGGGTGGAAGCCCAAAGTCGGGCTTGCAGCCGGTCTAGAGAGTACCTACCAGTGGTATGTGGCCCATCAAATCTAA
- a CDS encoding thiamine pyrophosphate-dependent enzyme, whose product MTKEELIAFEEEIAALFNTGNIRAPVHLYFGNEEQMIGVFRTIRSQDWVFCSWRSHYQCLLKGVPKELVREEIVAGRSISLCFPEHRIYSSAIVGGVLPIAVGAAMSIQRRGEDSKVYCFLGEMTAETGIAHEAIKYSRNHRLPIHFIVEDNAKSVCTDTREAWNQPRLSFEGVADEYVSYYRYETKYPHAGAGVRVQF is encoded by the coding sequence ATGACGAAGGAAGAACTCATCGCGTTTGAGGAAGAGATCGCAGCCTTGTTCAACACAGGGAACATTCGCGCACCTGTCCATCTCTATTTCGGCAATGAAGAACAGATGATCGGCGTTTTTCGAACCATTCGTTCTCAGGATTGGGTATTTTGTTCGTGGCGATCGCACTATCAATGTCTGCTAAAGGGCGTACCCAAGGAATTGGTTCGCGAGGAGATTGTGGCGGGGCGATCGATCTCATTGTGTTTCCCGGAGCATCGTATCTATTCCTCGGCCATTGTCGGCGGTGTGTTGCCGATTGCGGTCGGGGCGGCCATGTCGATTCAGCGACGAGGCGAGGACTCCAAAGTGTATTGTTTTTTGGGTGAGATGACGGCTGAGACAGGGATTGCTCATGAGGCGATCAAATACAGCCGAAACCATCGTCTGCCCATCCACTTCATCGTCGAAGACAATGCGAAATCGGTCTGCACCGACACGAGGGAAGCCTGGAATCAGCCCCGTCTGAGTTTTGAAGGAGTGGCCGATGAGTATGTCAGCTACTACCGCTATGAAACCAAATATCCCCATGCCGGTGCCGGCGTGCGGGTCCAGTTCTAA
- a CDS encoding DegT/DnrJ/EryC1/StrS aminotransferase family protein gives MKYPLMRNNILREDLDAVIEHLKQEDPILTHGANVRAFEAEWSAWLGVKHSVFVNSGASANLLTMAILKIRHPEGGEVIVPPLAWVSDIASVLQNGFTPVFADIDPRTLGMDPANILAAITDKTRAVFLTHVQGFNGLTDELIAELTRRNVPLIEDVCESHGATHKGKRLGSLGWISNFSYYYAHHMSTIEGGMVCTNDPEVYQQVRMLRSHGMVRESNDNDLRTAYQTENPELNQDFIFAYAAYNTRNTEIGGIMGRSQLKRLDHIVKRRTENLLRFLTHIDSSKYRTDFKLEGSSNYAFNLILKHPDDDLVQRLMQKMRESGVEFRRGSAGGGNQIRQPYLKGIVPDGHHLKFPETEHVHFYGFYIGNFPDLKDVEVDQLCAILNSA, from the coding sequence ATGAAATATCCGTTGATGCGCAACAATATTCTTCGCGAGGATCTCGACGCTGTGATCGAGCATCTCAAGCAGGAGGATCCGATCCTGACACATGGCGCCAATGTGCGGGCCTTTGAAGCCGAATGGTCTGCGTGGTTGGGGGTAAAGCACAGCGTCTTCGTCAATTCCGGTGCATCGGCAAATCTCTTGACCATGGCCATCCTCAAGATCCGTCATCCTGAGGGAGGAGAGGTCATCGTGCCGCCGTTGGCATGGGTCTCTGATATCGCATCGGTGCTGCAGAATGGATTCACGCCGGTCTTTGCGGATATTGATCCCAGGACGTTGGGGATGGATCCCGCAAACATTCTTGCGGCGATCACGGATAAGACCCGAGCCGTATTCCTCACCCATGTGCAAGGGTTCAACGGGCTGACGGACGAACTGATCGCCGAGCTCACGCGCCGCAATGTCCCGCTGATCGAAGACGTCTGTGAATCCCATGGCGCGACCCACAAGGGTAAGCGTTTGGGTAGCCTGGGCTGGATATCGAATTTTTCGTATTACTATGCCCACCACATGAGCACCATTGAGGGCGGCATGGTCTGCACCAATGACCCGGAGGTCTACCAGCAGGTTCGCATGCTGCGGTCCCATGGCATGGTACGAGAGTCGAACGACAACGATCTCCGCACCGCGTATCAGACTGAAAACCCTGAGCTGAACCAGGACTTCATCTTTGCCTACGCAGCTTACAACACCAGAAATACCGAAATTGGCGGCATCATGGGGCGCAGCCAGCTCAAGCGCCTGGATCACATCGTCAAGCGCCGGACGGAAAACCTGCTTCGTTTCCTGACGCACATCGATTCGTCAAAGTACCGCACCGACTTCAAGCTGGAAGGATCCAGCAACTATGCCTTCAACCTCATTTTGAAGCATCCGGATGATGATCTGGTTCAGCGCCTCATGCAGAAGATGCGGGAGTCGGGCGTCGAGTTCCGGAGAGGCAGCGCCGGTGGTGGTAATCAGATTCGCCAACCCTATCTGAAAGGTATTGTGCCGGACGGGCACCATCTGAAATTTCCCGAAACGGAACATGTCCACTTCTACGGCTTCTACATTGGCAACTTTCCGGATCTGAAAGATGTGGAAGTCGATCAACTCTGCGCGATTCTAAACTCGGCATAA